TTAATTCAAAATACTTTAGAGAGATAATATTCCATTAGGTAGAATATACTATGTTTAATAAGGTTCAAGACGTTAAAAGAGGAAGCTTTGATTTAGTTTTTTTATAGCTCTTTATGTCATTGAGGAAAATGTAAAATTAATTCCAAAAGACTTTAGAGAGATAAGATTAATTAAATAGAGTGTAAAATATGTTTAATAGAGCTAAAGAAGTTAAAAGAAGAAGAAGTTTTGCTATAATTGCACACCCAGATGCAGGTAAAACTACCTTAACTGAAAAGTTATTATTGTTCGGAGGAGCTATTCATTTAGCGGGCGAAGTAAAGGCAAAAAAAAATCGTATTCAATCACGTTCAGATTGGATGAAAATTGAACGTGAGCGCGGTATTTCAGTTGTTACTTCAGTTATGACTTTTGAATATAATGATATTATTTTTAATTTACTTGATACCCCCGGACATGAGGATTTCGCAGATGATACCTATCGCACTTTAACGGCGGTTGATGGTGCGATAATGGTTTTAGATGGAGCTAAAGGAATAGAGCCGCGAACCTTAAAATTATTTGAAGTATGTCGTTTACGTAATATACCTATTATCACTTTTATTAATAAAATGGATAGAGAAGCGCAAGATCCATTTATCTTATTAGATGAAATAGAAAATAAATTAGCTTTAACTACCGTTCCTATGACATGGCCTGTTGGTATTGGTAAGGAGTTAGTTGCTACTTATCATTTACATGAAAATAAACTACGGTTAAATAAGGATGCGAATGAGGAAATAAATATTGATAATGTAAGTGATATACGCTTATTAAATTTATTACCTGAATCACAAAGGGATACATGGGTTGAATCCGTTTCTTTTGTTAAAGAGGCTTGTGATGCTTTTTGTTTAAAATCTTTTAAAGAAGGTCATTTAACACCAGTTTATTTTGGATCTGCTTTAAAAAATTTAGGGGTATTAGATCTTATAGAAGCTATAAGCGAGTATGGTGAGTCACCTAGGTCACAATCTACTAATATTCGTACAGTTGACCCAGTAGAAGATAAAATGTCAGGTTTTATTTTCAAAATACAAGCTAATATGGATCCGCAGCATCGAGATCGTATAGCTTTTATGCGGGTATGTTCAGGAGAGTTAAAAAGAGGAATGAAGGTTAATTTAGTTAGAACCTCCAAACCTATCACTTTATCTGCGCCGCAATTTTTCTTTGCTAGAACTAGGCAAACTTTAGATGTAGCTGTAGCTGGAGATATTGTTGGTATACCTAATCATGGTACATTGCGGATTGGTGATACTTTAACCGAAGGTGAAAAATTGTTATTTAAGGGTGTTCCTAATTTCGCTCCTGAAATATTAAGACGTATTAATTTAAGTGATAAAATGAAAGCTAAAAAATTAAAAGAGGCTTTACATCAACTAGCACAGGAAGGTGTTGTGCAGATTTTTGTGCCTGATGATGGTAGTGCTCCAATAGTTGGAGTCATTGGCGCCTTGCAGTTAGATGTTTTATTACAAAGATTAGAGTTAGAATATAATATATGTGCTAATGTTGAAATGTCTCGTTATCAAATATGTAGATGGATAAAGGCTTCTACGGATAAAGTTTTAGCTGATTTTATTGATAGTCATAGGATGGATATAGCTTATGATCTAGATGGAGATCCAGTGTTTTTAGCTGCAAATTTATTTTCTTTAAATTATGAATTAGAGCGGTGGGAAAATATTCAGGTAACTGATGTTAAAGATTATCAGGTTGTGATAGCTTAATAATTTAGCTTAACTCAAGCATAGATTTAGTTAATCATGGTTATATTATCTTATGCAGTCTGATCAATAAGCCATTATACTATAATGGCTTATTTAGATATTAAATATTTAACTTTTATCAAAGCGGTAAATTACAATTAAAATTTAGCTGTTTAATAAAAGTTATTTTAATAATAATCTTATTAAGTTAATTGATGAGTAAAATTTTTATTTAGCCTAGAATTGTATTGTAGGTTAAATAAACACTAATAAATTAACTTTAACTGCTTAATATTAAATTGCTTATAAAGTTATCTTTTTGTGTTTTTATTTTTTTAGGTTAGAAGCTGTGTTAATAAAACCAAAGAATAACATTTGTTTACTGGAGTTATTTAATTATAAAGATTTTTGTTTTTTGAATTTTTTATTTACTTAGAAATATCTTTATTGGCTCTTTAACCTGGTATTTTAAAAGTTAATTAGATGTGAGTTCGATGTAATAATCTATAGATATGGGTTATTATATCCATTGATAATATTTTTTGATTTAGTGATATATTTAGGTGATTTTTATCGGGGTATTTTTAACAGAATTTCCTTTAAAAAACATTTTAATAAATAGGAGGGTAGATTTTATTCTTAAAGGAAATTCTGTTTATTGTATCTGTGATTAACTAAATATATTCTTAAGTTAATCTTATTTATTTTTTACTACCATTACTAATGCTGGTCGTAAAATACGATCACCAATTATAAAGCCTGTCTGAATAACTTCTTGGACAGTATTATCTGGTAATTGATCATTAGGTGATTCACAAATAGCTTGATGGAAATTAGGGTCGAATTTTTCCCCTTGAGGATTAATGCTTTTAACCCCATGTTTTTCTAGGGTGGTTAACATTTCTCTTTCAGTCATTTCCACGCCTTGTACGAAAGTTTGGAAAATATTATTTTCTTTTATTTCGTCTTCTTTTGGTAATGCTTTTAGGGTGCGATTTAGATTATCTGCCACGGATAATATATCTCTAGCAAATTTACTTATGCTGTAACTATGAGCATCTTGTACCTCTTTTTGTGTACGTCGACGCAAATTTTCCATTTCAGCGGCGAGTCTTATATATTTATCTTGTAATTCTTCTAAAGCTATTTTATCAGCAGATTTCTCGTTGTCTTCTGTAAGCTCAGCTTCGTTATTAATTATATTTTCTGTTTCTGTATCTTTTTGTTGCGGAATATTTTCTTCGTTAGACATATTTTACCTGTTACATTAAATTATAAAATGATATTGAGAATTTTTTTATAAAAATCAAGATATAAAAGACATTAATTGACTGTTTTCATTAGCTTAGCATAAGTTTATTTATTTATAGGGTTTTTGCTTTAAAATTGATATATAATAAAATACCATATTTTTTATAATTTTACTAATTTATTTTGAGGTTTTTATGCGTTTGTTAAATCGTGCTTGCAGTGAAATGAGAAATATCTCATTTGAAAGAAATATAATAAAATATGCTGAAGGATCTTGCTTAGTAAAATTTGGCGATACTCAGGTAATATGTACGGCTACTGTTGAAAAAAATGTACCACATTTTTTAAAAAAATCCGGTAAGGGGTGGGTTACAGCAGAATATAATATGTTACCACGAGCAACTAATAGTAGAGTAAAACGTGAGGCAGTAACAGGAAAGCAGTCAGGTAGAACTTTAGAAATACAAAGATTAATAGGAAGATCATTAAGAGCTATTATGGATTTAAATGCTTTAGGTGAAATACAAATTATTATAGATTGTGATGTTATACAAGCAGATGGTGGTACTAGAACTGCTGCTATTACAGGTGCTTGGGTAGCTTTATATGACGCAGTTAATTGGCTAAAAGAAAATAAATTAGTTAATAATAACAAAATAATAACAGACAATATTGCGGCTGTTTCTTGTGGTATATATAACGGAGAATTATTGGTAGATTTGGATTATACTGAGGATTGTAACGCTCAGGCTGATATAAATTTTGTTATGACGGGTAATGGTGGTATTGTAGAAATCCAAGGAACAGCGGAAAAAGAACCATTCACAGAAGATCAATTTAATAAATTATCTAATTTAGCAAAAGATGCAATTAATAAATTGATTAAGTTGCAAAATTTAGCGGTGCAACAAATTTAGGAGATGATATGACTTTTATAAATAACAAGTTAATACTTGCCACTCACAATGAAGGTAAAATTAGTGAATTTAAACAATTATTATCTTTTACTGATTTAGAAATTTCATCTGCGGCAGAATATTATTTAGAAGAACCAGAGGAAACTGGAATGAGCTTTGAAGAAAATGCTGCTATTAAAGCATTATATGTAGCAGAAAAAACAGGTAAAGTAGCTTTATCAGATGATTCCGGATTATGTATCGAAGCTTTAAATGGTGCTCCTGGTATTTATACTTCTAATTGGGCAGAAAGTGAATCTGGTCAAAGAGATTTTACGATGGCTATGGAAAAAATTGAGCATAAGTTAAGAGAAGTTTCTGCAATATCACCTAAAGATAGACAGGCTTCTTTTATATCTGTGCTATGTTTAGCTTGGCCTGACGGAAAAAAATTATTTTTTAAAGGAGAAGTAAAGGGGGAAATTATTTGGCCACCACGAGGTGAATTAGGCTTTGGGTTAGATCCTATATTTTTACCTGAAGGAGAAAAAAGAACTTTCGGTGAAATGAGTTCTATTGAAAAACATTCCTGGAGACCGGGAGCAGTTAGTGCTTTATCTCATAGAGCTAAGGCTTTTAAGCAATTCACTGAAAAATTATTTTTTAGTTAGCAGAATTATCAATGTTAGATAAATCTTTTGGTATATATATTCATTGGCCTTTTTGTGCTTTTAAGTGTCCTTATTGTGATTTTAATAGTCATGTGCGCAGACGAGAGATAGATCAAAAAATATATGCTCAAGCTTATGCTAAAGAGTTACAATTTATGGCTATGCATACTGGAAGCAGGAAAGTAACCAGTATTTTTATAGGAGGTGGTACTCCCTCATTGATGGAGCCTGCGACTTTAGAAATAATATTAGATAATATATATAAATATTGGTCAGTGAGTGATAAAGTTGAAATTACTTTAGAAGCGAATCCTACTTCAGTAGAAGCAAATAAATTTTATCAATTTAATAAATTAGGGGTCAATAGATTATCTTTAGGAGTGCAGGCATTAAATGATAACGACTTAATTAAATTAGGTAGGAAGCATAGTGTCAAGCAAGCATTATATGCTATCGAAACTGCTAGAGATATATTTAATAGATTATCGTTTGATTTAATATATGCTCGTCCTGAGCAAACTCTTGAACAATGGCAGGAAGAATTAAATTATGCTATAGATTTAGCAGCTGACCATTTGTCTTTATATCAATTAACAATTGAACCCAACACACATTTTTATTATCTCTATAAAGCTGATAAATTAAAAATGTTAAACGAAGAAGAATTTGCAACCCTATATGAAGAAACACAAAAAATAACCCAGGCTAGAGGTTTAATAGGATATGAAATATCTAATTATGCTAAGCCAGGAGCCGAATCGATACATAATCTACTTTATTGGCAATATGGTGATTATATTGGAGTTGGAGCAGGAGCACATGGCCGATTTATCAAGGATACTCCTAATAAATATGTGACTATAACAGAAAAATTACCAGAAAGATGGTTAAATTTAGTCTTAGCAAATGGACATGGCATAGTAGAAGAAGAAACATTAACGCCTCAGCAACAGGGTGATGAATTATTGTTAATGGGGTTGCGTTTGCGTCAGGGAGTTGATTTATCTATTTATGAAAAACTTACTGGTAAAAAGCTAGATAAGTTAACTAATTCTTTACAAAAACAAGGATTAGTTAACTTATACAATAAAAACTGGCTGCAAGTAACTCCAAAGGGTCGTTTGCTTGTTGATTATATTTTAAAATGTCTTGTGTATTAGTAAAATATAGCTAAAAATGATGATTGTATTTATAAAGCTGAGTTAACTAATGGCTGGAGATTATTATGCCTAATACTAAGAATTTTAATCATATATCTATGGAAGAAAAAGCGCGTTTTTTATCCTCGGCTTTACCATATATGCAAAAGTATGAAAAGCAGACTATAGTGATAAAATATGGCGGTAATGCCATGGGGCACAAAGAACTGGATAAAGCTTTTGCGCGAGATATTGCGTTATTGAAGCAATCAGGCATTAATCCAGTCGTTGTACATGGCGGAGGACCGCAGATAGATGCTATTTTGAAAAAAATGTCTATTGAGAGCTATTTTGAAAGAGGGTTAAGAGTTACAGATGAAAAAGCTATTGAAGTAGTTGAGATGGTTTTATCTGGACCTATTAATAAGCAAATAGTTTCTCTTATTAATAATGAAGGTGAGTGGGCAATAGGTCTTTCAGGTAAAGATGGGCAGATGGTTTTTGCGGAACAGTTAGTAAAAACTGTTGTTGATCCGGAAACCGGTGAGGAAAAACAAATTAACTGGGGCTTCGTAGGAGAACCAGTAGATGTTGATCGGCAATTATTAGATATTTTAGCTAACTCTGCTGTTATTCCAGTTATTGCTCCTGTAGCTCCAAGTCGTGATGGCTTTACATATAATATTAACGCTGATATTTTTGCAGGTGCGATCGCAGGTGCAATGTTTGCTAAAAGATTATTATTCTTAACCAATGTTCCTGGTGTATTAGATAAGCAAGGAAAGTTAATACCAGCTTTGACTGTATCTGAGGCTGAAGCATTAATGGCAGATGGAACTATAACTGGCGGTATGATCCCTAAAATAGAGACTTGTATTGCTGCTATTAAAAGAGGTGCGGAAGGAGTGGTAATTTTAGATGGACGTTCACCGCATGTTATTTTGTTAGAATTATTTAGTGAGCAAGGCGCGGGGACACTTATTGTACCATAAGCATAGAATATTTATAATGTGCTAGCTATAGGCTCTGCTCTCATAAATGAAAATATTTTATTCCAGCAGTATCGCGGTGACTGGTTATAGATATATTGCAAGTTTATTTGAATTAGAGTGACTTATTGAGTAAGGCTTGAGATTTTGTATCTTATAATATTAACATGTGTAAAATGTGAGGATTATAATGATTATCTCTCACTAAAATATTCTTATTTTTTTGTTAGTGTTTCAGGTTCTTGGTTATAGATAGATATATTGCAAGTTTATTTAATTAGCATTATTTATTAAATAAGGTTTAAGATTTTTGTTCCATAATTATAGAAGGTTTAAAATGTCAGAATTAGAAGAAGTGCGTAGCATAATTGAAAATGCTTTTGATGAACTTAATAATATTGAAATTACTGAGAATAAAATAATAAAAGATGCTGTTACCACAAGTATAAATTTATTAGATATTGGTAAAGTAGCAGTAGCACAGAGAGATGATCAAGGTAATTGGATAGTAAATGATTGGTTAAAAAAAGCGGTTTTATTATTTATGCGTTTGAATGATATGAAGCTTATGAATGGTGGTGTAGAAAATAGTTTTTGGTGGGATAAAGTGCCTTCAAAATTTGAAGGCTGGGATGAAAATTCTTTTAAACAAGCAGCTTTTAGAGCGGTACCAGGTGCAATTGTGCGTCTTTCTGCTTACATAGCTCCTAAAGCTATATTAATGCCTTGTTTTGTAAATTTGGGTGCTAGTGTAGGTGAGGGTACAATGGTAGATACTTGGGCTACTGTTGGTTCTTGTGCTCAGATTGGTAAAAATGTACATTTGTCGGGTGGAGTAGGTATAGGGGGTGTGTTGGAACCTTTGCAAGCTAGACCTACAATAATAGAAGATAATTGTTTTATCGGAGCTAGGTCTGAGGTAGTTGAGGGCTGTATTGTAAGGGAAGGAAGTGTTTTAGGGATGGGGGTATATTTAGGACAATCTACTAGAATATTTAATCGCATGACAGGACAAGTTACTTATGGTGAGATACCACCCTATTCAGTAGTGGTTGCTGGAAGTATGCCAAGTAAAAATGCTAATGAAGGCGATCCTCATTTATATTGTGCTGTAATTGTTAAACAAGTTGATGAAAAAACACGCTCAAAGACATCCGTTAATGATTTACTTCGCTGTTAATAGCGATTATGTATAAAACTGTTATGTATAAAAACAGTTTTATACAATTTTAAAAGTCTGTATTATAGAAAATACCTAGACTTGATTTTCCATTGGTTCCTAGTATAGCTTTAGTTTTTATATCGTTATTTAGATCTATACTTAACGCCCCTTTTGCGTATCCTTCAGCACTGGTTTCTACTTCCAAATAGATATTTTCTCTGATAGATCTACCTAAACTTATGCCAGGATAATCTTTTTCATTTGTTATTATATCTAAACGATCAAGTTTCAAAAAGTTACGTAAAGTTTCTATCGCTAGAAACATATTATTTTGATTTTTCGATATTTGTAACATAATTAACCCTATTTGAAAGATATTTAATTCATTAATAGATTTATTAAATACAAGACGTGCAATAATTTCTTCTTGTGGTAATTCTGGAGAAGAAGAAAAAATAATAGAAATATTCGAAGGTGTTCCAGATACAGTTAAAGTTAATAGATAATCTTCTTTAGGGGTTTGAGAAACAAAGTATAATTGTGGTGTTAAATCGCCTAATAAGAATATTTTTCCTTCTGTAAATATAATAGATTTACCTAATAGCTCGTAACGTCCTTGTATCATTTTAAAATTACCTACAGTAGCATCTGTTAATAAATGTATTTGCCCGTTAAGTTCTACTGTTAGATTTTGTCCCTTAACTAAGATTTTAGTAGGAGACTTAATTAAAAGGTCAAATTTCATGTTATAATCATTACTTATCTGTGTGTCATCTTTTAAAACCCCGGCTCTTTTTAATGTTTTTATTACATAATAAGGTGCTTTAATATGTTCTACATCTAAAAAGGGAGCTGTATCAAAAGTGTCTGGTAAGGTAATAACAGCTTTATTTAAAATAATTTCACCAGAAAAAAATGGTTCACATTCTAAGTTTCCTTGTATCTGTAAAATGCCGGTTATGTTAGTTTGGAAATTATCACTATAATGGTAATATGCGTCATCAAAATGAAATAAAACATCCAGTGGTATATTATTAGCGAAATCTAAAATAATTTCTCCTTTGCCTTTTACTGTACCTTTTTGTTGTGGAGGGGTGCCAATTAATTGTTCAAAGATAATTTTATTTTTATCTAATTTTCCAAAACCATTAATATTTTTAAGAGATAAACTAATTTCAGGAATAAATATTGTACCATTATCAATAGTAAATACACCTGTCATATTAGGATCTAATAAGTTACCTTGAATTTTACTATCTACAATAGCTAAACCGGTAACTTGCGATTCTGTAGATAATAATAAGTGTAGTAAATTAAGAGGTAAACTTCCTTTAGTGTTTAAATTTAAATTAAGATTATGAATATCTATTTCACCATTGGTAGTAAAATCAACACCTTGTTGGTTTTTAACTTTTAACTCATGTAGAATAAGTGAATTATCAAAATATTTACCTATACTAGTTAGTTGAGTAGAATTAATAGATAAATTATCAGTTAATTTTACTTCTAAGTTATTGCTTTGTATTTTAAAATCCACTTTTGGATTAGTTAACTTGCCTGTTACTATAGCGTCTCCAGTCAATAAACCTCTTACAGGCGGTATATTTTGTGTTGTAAATTGATTAATAATATCAATAGGAATATTTTTACTAGTGACTTTTAAAGAAAGATTTTGATAATTACTATCTACTGAACCATTAACGGTAAGTAATAGATTTTTATTTTTTATTTTCGCATTAACATCAATATTATCGTCGTTATTTTTACTTTCTACATAGATATCAATTGGCATTATCTTTGCTTTTTTTAGAATTCTATTAGTAAAATTTTTGATATCGCTATTTAAAGTTATTACCGGTGCTTTAGGACTACCAGATAATAATAACTGTCCGCTTAATAGGCCTTCTAGTTGTAAGTTATGCAACCACGGGTGATTGATATATGAGTCTAAATAATTGATTATTGAGATATTAAATTTATTTATGTTTACAGCAAGATTTAGTTGCTTACCAAGTGAACCATTAGCTTTTATAGAGCCATTCATGATATCTAAAAGTAAATTATTAATGGTTACTTCATTATTTGAAAAAGTTATCTTAGTTTCTTGTCTTAAATTTAAAGGTAAAATATTTAAACTAGAATATAATTTACTTAGATCTAAAGACCAGTCATTGTTATTAATATGCTTAAAACTACCTGTAGCAATTAGATTTTCGGCTTTATTTAAAGACGCTGTTAGTTGAAAGTTTGTCAGTTTGTTTTTTGTAGTTGCGGTTAGATTAGCATTATCTAAATTAAAATTATTATAAGTTAGATTGGTTAGTTTGGCGTAACCTTCAATAGTTGGAAAATTAAAGATATTGTTAATTATTGCATTAGTATCTGCATGTTCTATTTTATTTTTATTCCATACTAGATTATCTATCTTACTCTTAATTTTTACATTTTGCTGTGAGCGATCTTTTGAAAATAACACATCAGCTTGTAGCTTGCCAGAAGCTGATATATTAAATAATTTACCTATTTCTTTAATATCAGGTGAGTTAATATGTATACGACCGATAGTAGATTTTTTATAGTCAGTATCAATATTAGCAGAGATAATAGATGCACCTAATTTAAAATCTAAGTCATGAATTTCTTGCGGGCGCCAGTCACCTAAAAGATTAACCGTTGCATTTAATTTTAATTCATCATTACCTAGTTTACTATTTAAATTAATTTTATTTTGTATATAAGGTGTAAATAAAGTAGATTTTTCCCTATCTATTTCATGAGATAACTTAATCTGAGTTTCTGCTAAAGCACGATCAGAAATAGTACCTTCTTTAGTATTAAGATTTGTATTAATATTTATTGTTTTTGGATTACCTGTAGCTTTACCTGCAAAATTAATTGGTGCAGAAATATGTGGTAAAAATAACTTTATATTATTGAAGTTACCATAATAGTTTAAATTAACATTGTTAGGTGAGTAAGTGCCACTTATATTTAATGAATTTTTCTTATTATTAAAAGCAAAATTATTAATTTTTAAGAGATTATCTTTATATGAAATATTAGTATCTAGGGTTACTTGATTTGCTAATAACTCATTTATAATTGTATAAGGCGTATTTAGATCATTCAACTTACCTTGTATAATAATATCAAAATTATCGTATAACTTACCAGTTAAATTTCCATATAATTGTAAATTACCAGTTATGTGTTTTTTGGTAAAAAAACTTAGCCAATTTAAATCGTCTGCTTTAATTTTTGTTTCTGCTTTTATTAAGTTATCTTTATTTAAAGCAATTTTAGTTATTATTTTATTATTTACACTATTTATAGTTAAGTTATTTATATTATATCCATATTGAGGAGAGATTTTACCTTGAAAATTTGCATGTAATGGTAATAATTTATTATCTTTATTAAGATTAGCGTCAACATTACCCTGTAATGTTATTTCTCTGTGTTCATTATCGTCTAAATTGTGACTTTCGCCCCATAATTTAGCGTTCAAATTAACTTTTTGATTTAGCTTATTATCAAGATCTTCAATATCAAGATTTGCTTTCCAATTTGTATTATTGCCATAATCAATTAGCATTTTTATTTTTTTTGCAGTAAAAGTTTCTTTAATTAGCGGCAAAATAATTGAGGAATTGTTTGCTTCAATAAGTAAATTAAGTTTCAAGTTACGCAGAAATCCATCAGCTAATAAAAGGGCAGATGCTTCTATGTCTGCATTATTAGATTTAAGAGAAAAATTATTTAAATGGATATTCTTCTTTTTATCATAAATGACCTGTCCTTTAATATGACTCGGGCTAGAAATAATATTTTTATAATTAGTTGGTAAAAATAAAGGGTCGTAATTATTAACAGTAAAATTAATTAGATAGTCTTTATTTAATAAGTTAGCTGTTAAGTTAGCATCAAGTATTTTTTTATGTTTACTAGTGCCATTAACATTTAATATTAAATTATTTAAATATCCTTTTCCGTTAATATTTAAGTTAAATTCTTGAGGT
The Bartonella sp. DGB1 genome window above contains:
- a CDS encoding peptide chain release factor 3; translation: MFNRAKEVKRRRSFAIIAHPDAGKTTLTEKLLLFGGAIHLAGEVKAKKNRIQSRSDWMKIERERGISVVTSVMTFEYNDIIFNLLDTPGHEDFADDTYRTLTAVDGAIMVLDGAKGIEPRTLKLFEVCRLRNIPIITFINKMDREAQDPFILLDEIENKLALTTVPMTWPVGIGKELVATYHLHENKLRLNKDANEEINIDNVSDIRLLNLLPESQRDTWVESVSFVKEACDAFCLKSFKEGHLTPVYFGSALKNLGVLDLIEAISEYGESPRSQSTNIRTVDPVEDKMSGFIFKIQANMDPQHRDRIAFMRVCSGELKRGMKVNLVRTSKPITLSAPQFFFARTRQTLDVAVAGDIVGIPNHGTLRIGDTLTEGEKLLFKGVPNFAPEILRRINLSDKMKAKKLKEALHQLAQEGVVQIFVPDDGSAPIVGVIGALQLDVLLQRLELEYNICANVEMSRYQICRWIKASTDKVLADFIDSHRMDIAYDLDGDPVFLAANLFSLNYELERWENIQVTDVKDYQVVIA
- the grpE gene encoding nucleotide exchange factor GrpE, whose translation is MSNEENIPQQKDTETENIINNEAELTEDNEKSADKIALEELQDKYIRLAAEMENLRRRTQKEVQDAHSYSISKFARDILSVADNLNRTLKALPKEDEIKENNIFQTFVQGVEMTEREMLTTLEKHGVKSINPQGEKFDPNFHQAICESPNDQLPDNTVQEVIQTGFIIGDRILRPALVMVVKNK
- the rph gene encoding ribonuclease PH; its protein translation is MRLLNRACSEMRNISFERNIIKYAEGSCLVKFGDTQVICTATVEKNVPHFLKKSGKGWVTAEYNMLPRATNSRVKREAVTGKQSGRTLEIQRLIGRSLRAIMDLNALGEIQIIIDCDVIQADGGTRTAAITGAWVALYDAVNWLKENKLVNNNKIITDNIAAVSCGIYNGELLVDLDYTEDCNAQADINFVMTGNGGIVEIQGTAEKEPFTEDQFNKLSNLAKDAINKLIKLQNLAVQQI
- the rdgB gene encoding RdgB/HAM1 family non-canonical purine NTP pyrophosphatase, giving the protein MTFINNKLILATHNEGKISEFKQLLSFTDLEISSAAEYYLEEPEETGMSFEENAAIKALYVAEKTGKVALSDDSGLCIEALNGAPGIYTSNWAESESGQRDFTMAMEKIEHKLREVSAISPKDRQASFISVLCLAWPDGKKLFFKGEVKGEIIWPPRGELGFGLDPIFLPEGEKRTFGEMSSIEKHSWRPGAVSALSHRAKAFKQFTEKLFFS
- the hemW gene encoding radical SAM family heme chaperone HemW, which translates into the protein MLDKSFGIYIHWPFCAFKCPYCDFNSHVRRREIDQKIYAQAYAKELQFMAMHTGSRKVTSIFIGGGTPSLMEPATLEIILDNIYKYWSVSDKVEITLEANPTSVEANKFYQFNKLGVNRLSLGVQALNDNDLIKLGRKHSVKQALYAIETARDIFNRLSFDLIYARPEQTLEQWQEELNYAIDLAADHLSLYQLTIEPNTHFYYLYKADKLKMLNEEEFATLYEETQKITQARGLIGYEISNYAKPGAESIHNLLYWQYGDYIGVGAGAHGRFIKDTPNKYVTITEKLPERWLNLVLANGHGIVEEETLTPQQQGDELLLMGLRLRQGVDLSIYEKLTGKKLDKLTNSLQKQGLVNLYNKNWLQVTPKGRLLVDYILKCLVY
- the argB gene encoding acetylglutamate kinase — encoded protein: MPNTKNFNHISMEEKARFLSSALPYMQKYEKQTIVIKYGGNAMGHKELDKAFARDIALLKQSGINPVVVHGGGPQIDAILKKMSIESYFERGLRVTDEKAIEVVEMVLSGPINKQIVSLINNEGEWAIGLSGKDGQMVFAEQLVKTVVDPETGEEKQINWGFVGEPVDVDRQLLDILANSAVIPVIAPVAPSRDGFTYNINADIFAGAIAGAMFAKRLLFLTNVPGVLDKQGKLIPALTVSEAEALMADGTITGGMIPKIETCIAAIKRGAEGVVILDGRSPHVILLELFSEQGAGTLIVP
- the dapD gene encoding 2,3,4,5-tetrahydropyridine-2,6-dicarboxylate N-succinyltransferase → MSELEEVRSIIENAFDELNNIEITENKIIKDAVTTSINLLDIGKVAVAQRDDQGNWIVNDWLKKAVLLFMRLNDMKLMNGGVENSFWWDKVPSKFEGWDENSFKQAAFRAVPGAIVRLSAYIAPKAILMPCFVNLGASVGEGTMVDTWATVGSCAQIGKNVHLSGGVGIGGVLEPLQARPTIIEDNCFIGARSEVVEGCIVREGSVLGMGVYLGQSTRIFNRMTGQVTYGEIPPYSVVVAGSMPSKNANEGDPHLYCAVIVKQVDEKTRSKTSVNDLLRC